The Pongo pygmaeus isolate AG05252 chromosome 18, NHGRI_mPonPyg2-v2.0_pri, whole genome shotgun sequence DNA window aggtgcatgccatcaagcctggctaatttttatatttttagtaaagatggggtttcaccatgtcggccaggctggtctcgaactcctgacctcaggtgatccacccaccttgacctcccaaaatgctgggattacagatgtgagccaccgcacccagccccctaCTAAAAATTTCAAGTTTTAGCTTTATCTTTATATTCTAAGTGGCTGGTTCTCTTAAGTATTGCTTTGTggatattttttatcttttttcctacTCCCTGTATTGTCCCTCTgagtttcctttttctgtttaagTTGGAGGCTCTCCTCACATGCCTGGTGATCCTTGACTGCTCATATTTAAGAATGAGGCATTAAAAAGCttaacattagctgggcgtggtggctcacgcctgtaatcccagcacttcaggaggctgaggggggtaaACTGTTtcaggttaggagttggagaccagcctggccaacatggtgaaaccacattttctactaaaaacacaaaattcaccgggtgtggtggtgcacacctgtaatctcagctactcaggaggctgaggcagaaaaatcacttgaacccaggaggcggaggttgcagtgagccgagatcgcaccactgcactccagcccgggcaacagagcaagactttgtccagaaaaaaaaaaaaaagcttaacatcattCAATAAAGGCTTTCACCTAGGAGGTACAGTGATtttgggcttttattttttttttttgagacagggtttcactcctgttgcccaggctggactgcagtgtttgcacactgcaacctctgccttgcggGTTCaaggttctcccacctcagcctcccgagtagctgggactacaggggcacgccatcacgcctgggtatttttgtattttttttgttttattagagacggagttttgccatatcggccaggctgaactcaaactcctgagcttaagagatctgcccacctcggcctcccaaagtgctgggattatgagcatgagccactgggcctggcctggcccgtgttttttttttttttgagatggagttcgctctgttgcccagactggagtgcagtggtgcgatctcggctcactgcaagctccgcctcccaggttcatgccattctcccacctcagccttcccagtagctgggactacaggcgcctgccaccacgcccagctaattttttgtatttttagtagagatgtggtttcatcttgttagccaggatggtctcaacctcctgacctcatgatctgcccgcctccacctccaaaagtgctgggattacaggcatgagccaccgagccagcctggccagtattttGAATAGCTAATTGAGGAAGGGGGCTGGGCagtctcattttaaatttttattttttcagttaggCTCCCTATCCTCTGCTGTGTGTGGTGCTCCCAACTTTACCTGCGTAGGTGAGAGGCAGTCACCTGGCTGTGTGAAATGAGTGTGGAGAACGCTAGAGATCTAATTACCATGTATAAACTCTCAACCAGTATGTTTTTATCCCCAGCCCTTACCCCATCTTCCGAGAGCACATCTTCTTGCTTCTTGTCTTCCCCTACTATGAAGGATTCCTTTAAGTCAGTTACCCCTCTTCCACCTCCTTTCCATCTTTCAAGAATTGTTGACACctttcttttgctatttcctGCCCCACTCTCTAACCCTTGGGGCGTATGCCTGCTTTGAGTCCTTTTCTGTCATCTCAGGGGGAAGATGCAACCCTGAATCTGGGTGTTAAATCCCCCAATTCACCATCATCAGGGAAAACACTCTCTCTCTGCTATACCAGACTCAATGTATCAGCTGGTTCCTTTTATAAGACTGTATTGAATTTCAAACCACCAAACATTAGCCAGAATAGTTTTTCAACaaggtttatttatttagcaaGAAATTACTCTTTATTGATCAAATCACCAGGAATTTGCAGCAAAAGACTTAACATCTTAATGACCACCGAGGCCTGGGCTCTGAGGCTtgctctgcctctcccagtccttAATGGGGTTTAGAGGGAGAGACGTCATTAACAGAGACCAAGTCAGATGGTTGCAGGTCCTCCTTTCCCAGTCATCAGACAAGGTGCTCAATTCTTGTCCAGAGCAGGAAAGCGCCAGTACTTCAGTAAAATTGAATAAAGAATTTTATGTTGCATTATAAGATCTCTCTTAACAATTTAGATTTATCAACAGTATTGGTCCAAAACTCATTTGCTTCtgatctaaatttttttcattttgcaatttACTTTGTGCGTGTGTTATTTTAATAATCTCACTCCCTGTGCAGAAATTATTCAACCCAGTGCAAAGAAAAATCCCTCAACCTGGAATAGCTTCATCTTACtttggaaagagaaaacagaggtaTTTTTGCTCCTCTTCTACCCAAGTGATGAACAAATATCCCCCCAAAGTTCAAAATGTTACTCTGGCCTCGGAATGCACATAAAGACTGCTTTAGATGGGCTGATTCCAATCATCTAGAAAGGGCAGCCGGAACCACTATGCAGGCAGCCTTCTTTGGAAATTTCTTACAATCAACTCTTGAGAACCATCCGTGATTGGGGACAATGGCTCTAAGGTCCAAACAACTTCTGTTCTTTCATCTCACGAGCTAGGCTCAGAGGCGGCATTTGAACTGTCAGGAGCAAGAACAGCAACTGTGGCCCCACGAGGTAGGACTTCAATAACTCGCGGCTTGTCAATGATCCGGGCCGTTCGGTTTCCCTTTTCCACAATGCCAACGATCCACGCTTGGTGACCCTCTCCGTACTTGGAGGATTTGATTTCAGAACAAAAGCGAGCCGCCTGTTCTCTTGGCAGACAAATCAGTAATCCCCCAGAGGTTTCAGCTGAGGTTCCTTGAAGAAGCCCAAACCGTCCACTGGCCTTGCTGACGGCAGCCATCTTGGCAATTATTGGCAGATTATGAATAACAAAGGACACttcatttctttgttgttttgcaAGGTTCTGGGAGTGTCCTAGAATGCCAAAGCCTGTGATATCTGTGGCCGCATGGGCATTAAATGTGTGCATTAAACCTGCAGCAGTTCTGTTGAGGGTAGCCATATTGAACATGGCTTCCTGATAGGCCAGCTCCACCTCTTCTCTGGAGACCACCATCTTTACTTTATTCCATCTTTCAGGATTATCCAGCCATTGGTGGGCATTGACAGCAACCTGGGTTCCTAACGGTTTGGTTAACACCAGCACGTCCCCAACGACGGCGCTGTCCGGCATTATGAACTCATTTGGCTGGCATACTACAGTGGCAACTCCACCGATTATAATCCAAGGGTTGACCACTGTTTGCCCACCGGTCACTGCCGTCCCTCCTTCCTCAGCCGCATCCCGAAAGCCTTTGACCATGAGTGGCGTTACCTTTTCGCGTTCCTCCTCACTCATACTCTGGCTGACGCTGAGTAACATCAACATGTTGTCACACTCAGTAATCCCCATGGCGTAGAGGTCACTCAGCACGTTGGCACAAGCTATGCGCCCCATCATGTAGGGATCTTCTACCAAGGGGTAAAAGAAGTCCGTGGTCTGCACCAGTGACAGGCCCCCGTGCCTCAGGGGGATGACGCAGGAGTCCATCCCGATGCCCAGGGCTGGAAAGGTGGGGCTGGGGCCCGCTCCTGCTGGCAGGCCGGCTTCTGGGGACGCCTCTTCCTGGCCGCCCACCAGGCCCCGGCCCAGCGGGGGCCGCACATCCGGCCGCGTCAGTCCCGCCAGGAGTTTGAGCAGCGTCTCCTGCGGGACCTTACAGCCTCAGCCCTTCATGCCGGAGAAGCCCGTCAGCCGCCAGCTCGGGCTGAGGCCCAACGCCTGGGGCTCGAAGGGCCGGTAGTTCGAGAAGCTCCGGCCCAGAGTCAAGCCCGCCGGGCCCGAGGAGCCTTCCGCCGCTGCCATCGCCTCTCCGCAGGCGCCCGTCGCCGAGGCTTCCGCCATTGCGCCTGCCcagcagggaagggaggggagaagagggccCTTTTATTTTCCACTTAGGTTAATATGAAGTAAAAGTCAAATATTACCTGCAGGGAGTCTCCTTAGCGCGACTCAAGTCGTCAGACCCACGGCATGCGCAATCTTCCTGATAGAGGAGCCGCGGGACTCCCTTATTTATAGCCCTGGTGATTGACAGCCACAACATCCAATGACGACTCCGCCACCGAGAGGCGGGCTTCCTAGACTCTAAAAGGTGCAACGACCTCCGGCTTGCAAAACTGCTTGCAACGGGATTGCAGAACGTCACGTGCTTTCCTTCGCTCTCTTAGTAACTTAAATGGTTTCTTGGCAGTGGCTGATGGAACTCTGCTCCCTTCCAGTCACTTTTCCAAGTCCAGCAAATTGTAGACGAGGGAAGATTGGTCACTCGGCAAACCTCATGATCGGCAGGATTGTCCCAAAGGTCACCTGACAGCGCACATGATCGATCCAGGGTAGCAAAATAGcccaaaggaaaaaacagaaagcatgagaaattagaaattaaactACTACCATTAAGTAAGCAAACTGCAGGCAGCATCAATATAATTAATGTTAACAGGAACTTCAAGAACTCTAggactcaggaggtcgaggctgcagtgagctgtgtccgcgccactgcactctagtctgggcgacagagcgagaacctgtctctaaaaaagcaaacaacaataacaaacaaacatacacctccacaaaaaaaaaaaaaaaaagagagagatttaggACTGAAAGTCCAGACACCTTCATGGATTCTAATGGTGTTTCCCACCAGCTTTGGGTGGACTCACTTTCCGCCTCGGTTGACCCATCCATCTGTGGAACAGAGTAGGTTACATAGGACTGGTCTATTCTAAAATTTCTATAtctctgtaaatatatatatatagatagatagatctgtaaaaaatatatatatcttatatagcCATGAAGGGCAGTTTGCCAATATCTATTAAAaactccagctcccgggttcaagcgattctcctgcttcagcctcctgaatagctgggattacaggtgtgcaccaccacacccggctaatttttgcatttttagtagagatgggatttcaccacgttggccaggctggtctcaaactcctgacctcaggtgatcttctggtctcggcctcccaaagtgctgggattacaggcataagccaccacacccagccgataaaaacttttttaaaagacaagaaaatgaatagaaaactTAGCATAGGGGCTATTTCTAGGGAGGCCTACATAGGGAGCTTCTGGGCTATGTTTAATTCTGTTCATTGGGCTGGTGGTGGGTACGTGGTACATGGTTGTTCTTTAAACTGTACATAGATAtttttggggctgggcacagtggctcacacctgtaatcccagtactttgggaggccgagacaggtggatcacgagtttaggagattgaggccagcttgatcaatatggtgaaaccccgtttctactgaaaatacaaaaattagccaggcgtggtggtgagcgcctgtaatcccagctactcgggaggctgaggcaggaaaattgcttgaacctgggaggcggaggttgcagtgagccaagattgcaccactgcactccagcctgggtgacagagcgagactccgtctcaaaaaaaaaacaaaaaaacaaaactgcacataGATATTTtcccacactctttttgtaggtatgctatatttcagaatttaaaaaacaagcaaaaagaaaacatgatggAGTGGGAAAATAGAGTGAAAGCAAAAGACCTTGTATGATGTCTGCATTGCTGTCAGTGAGCTGGCTGACCTTGAGGAAGTGATCTAGCCTCTCTGCACCTCAGTCTCCTCTTCTGTTAAACCAGGGTCACAATCTCTGCTTAGGATCTAGTGGAAGGGCCATAGGAAACCTCAGCTGAGAAGTGTTTTGCAAAATGTTAAGCCTATTGTACAGGGAAAGGATCCTCATATCTCTaagggaaagaggaaaacatTGTATTACATCTGTAATCACCTCACCTGAGTTAAGAAGTGACTAGGTCAGGTGGTGCTGGTTATACATTCTCTTAGTTCTTTGGACTTCTCCCTCTCTGCACTTAGCACAAtttgtaattcttttctttttttaaatggagtctcgcagtgtctcccgggctggaatgcagtggtgtgatctcggctcactgcaacctccacctcccgggttcaagcagttcttcctcagcctcccaagtagctgggattacaggcacccaccaccacgaccaacgaatgttttgtatttttagtgagacagggtttcaccatgttggccaggatggtctcgatctcttgacctcgtgatccacccccttcggcctcccaaagtgctgggattataggcatgagccaccgcgcctggccctgtaATTCTTTAATCATGTGATAATGCCATGCCTATCTGTCTGGCCCCCTCGTTTGTAAGCTCTGCAGAGCAGGGGCtgctctgttgtttttgtttgtttgttttgttttgttttgagaaagagttttgcgtttgtcacccaggctggagtgcagtggcttgacctcagctcactgcaacctctgcctcccaggttcaagcgattctcctgcctcagcctcccgagtagctgggattataggcacctgccactatgcctggctaatttttgtatttttagtagagatggggtttcaccatgttggccaggctggtctcgaactcctgacctcaggtgatcctcctgcctcagcctcctaaagtgctgggattacaggcatgagccactgcacctggctgagggGCCTCCTTGATGATACTCATAACCTCTACTCCATGCCCTTCTAGGAAGCAGAGGTCTTTGGGGGAAGGTTTTCATCCATGCAGTTCCCTGTTGCTTCTACTTGGAGCAATATTCACTTGGGCCAGTGCAAAGAAAATCACGAATTTACCTTGGCCAGTGACCAACCTGCTGTGCTCAGAATGACACATGCATGTGCCTCTGTGCAGGTGACCCATAGGGGCCTCTCAAGGGTGACACTGAGGAC harbors:
- the SEPHS2 gene encoding selenide, water dikinase 2 yields the protein MAEASATGACGEAMAAAEGSSGPAGLTLGRSFSNYRPFEPQALGLSPSWRLTGFSGMKGUGCKVPQETLLKLLAGLTRPDVRPPLGRGLVGGQEEASPEAGLPAGAGPSPTFPALGIGMDSCVIPLRHGGLSLVQTTDFFYPLVEDPYMMGRIACANVLSDLYAMGITECDNMLMLLSVSQSMSEEEREKVTPLMVKGFRDAAEEGGTAVTGGQTVVNPWIIIGGVATVVCQPNEFIMPDSAVVGDVLVLTKPLGTQVAVNAHQWLDNPERWNKVKMVVSREEVELAYQEAMFNMATLNRTAAGLMHTFNAHAATDITGFGILGHSQNLAKQQRNEVSFVIHNLPIIAKMAAVSKASGRFGLLQGTSAETSGGLLICLPREQAARFCSEIKSSKYGEGHQAWIVGIVEKGNRTARIIDKPRVIEVLPRGATVAVLAPDSSNAASEPSS